One genomic region from Salvia hispanica cultivar TCC Black 2014 chromosome 2, UniMelb_Shisp_WGS_1.0, whole genome shotgun sequence encodes:
- the LOC125206161 gene encoding uncharacterized protein LOC125206161: MGDPTEAEIWIRALERIFVFLRCTDAERLTCVPFQLTGSADFWWETRRKTMTPQELANMTWEQFKEAIYDKYIPKSYRKKKEMEFYNLKQGRMSVTEYDRIFCDMCRYAPDQVNTGVAEKFCGGLRYEIRMTLASHGGLSYSESLMRALDIESAMPMEKHMTNIAAPPPQSQTQISGDKRKWEGNRTQPEQKKPWYGQDRSQNFLRQPTYNPTGTFRLKPIPSSKCNRIHRGVCKAGSDNCFTCGKGGHFSKNCPTKPPLRGAGPNPPAHHQGNQHIPPRYPQQQRQGLPPQVRAYALRQQQPVRNQGNLAGMGILLDVPVILLFDTGASHSFISASCVDILKLPTEQTENRLSVTSPVGGTIGITQTCSNIEALLGEHKILANNLKVMKMYDVDIILGMDWLVENHATIQCKERKIFFQNPGQERTSFHGVSMNKIISIISVLQATTLMKRGYPAYLVYLNEEQKEKGKIEDTNIVREFQDVFPDILPGLPPDRQLKFTIDLEPGSAPISKAPYRMAPKELGELKIQLQELMDLGFIRPSVSPWGAPVLFVKKKDGSLRMCIDYRELNKLTLKNKYPLLRIDDLFDQLRGASVFSKMDLRSGYHQLKIRPEDIPKTAFRTRYGHYEFLVMPFGLTNAPAVFMDLMNRVFHPYLDKFVLVFIEDILIYSEGIKEHEEHLRVTLETLRTEKLYAKFSKCEFWLNEVNFLGHVVTAEGI; encoded by the coding sequence ATGGGTGATCCTACGGAAGCAGAGATTTGGATACGCGCACTTGAACGCATTTTTGTCTTCTTGCGCTGCACAGATGCCGAGCGATTAACTTGTGTGCCTTTCCAACTTACCGGGTCAGCAGATTTCTGGTGGGAGACACGCAGAAAGACTATGACGCCTCAAGAACTGGCTAATATGACCTGGGAACAATTCAAGGAGGCAATCTACGACAAATATATTCCAAAAAGTTACcgaaagaagaaagagatggaattttataatctgaaacaAGGGAGGATGTCAGTTACAGAATATGATCGTATCTTCTGCGATATGTGTAGATATGCCCCAGATCAAGTTAATACGGGAGTGGCTGAAAAATTTTGTGGAGGTTTGAGATACGAAATAAGAATGACACTGGCGAGTCATGGTGGGTTATCTTATTCTGAATCACTCATGCGGGCTTTGGATATTGAGTCAGCAATGCCAATGGAGAAACATATGACCAATATTGCCGCTCCACCACCGCAGTCTCAAACTCAAATTTCAggagataaaagaaaatgggaaGGTAATCGAACTCAGCCGGAACAGAAGAAACCATGGTATGGCCAAGACCGCTCACAAAACTTTTTGAGACAACCTACTTACAACCCAACAGGAACTTTCCGGCTAAAGCCCATTCCAAGTTCCAAGTGCAACAGGATACACCGTGGGGTTTGCAAGGCAGGGTCAGATAATTGCTTCACTTGTGGTAAAGGTGGTCACTTTTCCAAAAATTGTCCAACCAAGCCTCCTCTGAGAGGTGCAGGACCCAATCCGCCAGCACATCATCAGGGAAATCAACATATACCTCCACGATATCCGCAACAGCAGCGACAAGGTCTTCCACCACAGGTCAGGGCATATGCACTGAGGCAGCAACAACCAGTGAGGAACCAAGGAAATCTGGCAGGTATGGGCATATTACTAGACGTACCTGTCATCTTATTATTTGATACTGGCGCATCACACTCTTTCATATCGGCTTCATGTGTTGATATCTTAAAGCTCCCGACCGAACAAACTGAAAATAGATTGAGTGTAACCTCACCAGTCGGGGGAACCATAGGAATTACTCAAACTTGCTCGAACATAGAAGCTTTATTGGGAGAACATAAAATCCTAGCTAATAATCTAAAGGTTATGAAAATGTATGATGTTGATATTATACTAGGAATGGATTGGTTGGTTGAAAACCATGCCACAATCCAATGCAAGGAGAGAAAAATTTTCTTCCAGAACCCAGGACAGGAACGAACAAGTTTCCACGGAGTTtctatgaataaaataatatctatAATCTCCGTTTTGCAAGCAACAACATTGATGAAGAGAGGATATCCTGCCTACCTCGTTTACTtaaatgaagaacaaaaagaaaaggggaaaattgAGGATACGAACATCGTGCGTGAATTTCAGGATGTGTTCCCTGACATTCTACCTGGGTTACCACCAGATAGGCAACTAAAATTCACCATCGACTTAGAACCTGGATCCGCCCCAATATCGAAAGCACCATATCGGATGGCACCTAAGGAGTTAGGAGAGCTGAAGATACAATTACAGGAACTCATGGATCTAGGCTTCATCAGACCTAGCGTATCGCCATGGGGAGCTCCCGTACTTTTTGTcaaaaagaaagatggatcgttaagaatgtgtatcgactaCCGGGAACTAAATAAGTTAACACTTAAGAATAAATACCCGTTGCTGAGAATTGATGACCTGTTCGATCAGCTTAGAGGTGCCAGTGTATTTTCCAAAATGGACTTAAGATCCGGCTATCACCAACTAAAAATCCGACCAGAAGATATACCCAAAACGGCCTTCCGCACCCGATATGGTCACTATGAATTCTTAGTAATGCCTTTCGGATTGACTAATGCTCCCGCCGTATTTATGGACTTGATGAATCGTGTATTTCATCCCTATCTGGACAAGTTCGTCCTGGTTTTCATAGAAGACATACTCATCTACTCCGAGGGTATAAAAGAACATGAAGAACATTTGAGAGTTACCTTAGAAACCTTGAGGACTGAAAAGCTCTATGCAAAATTTAgcaaatgtgaattttggctTAACGAAGTGAACTTCCTCGGCCACGTCGTAACTGCTGAAGGAATCTGA